In Corticium candelabrum chromosome 1, ooCorCand1.1, whole genome shotgun sequence, the genomic stretch TATTGTCACTAATGTTGTTCTGTTGCTGTAACTAGTAACTATTCAAGCTGCTTTGTGCATTGAAGTACAACAGTGTTGTCTTGACAGACTTTTGTAgttatttttgtttacttggCAACATTTATGTAACAAAAATTCTCGTAAAGATTGCACACATGCTGTATACATATGTAACTAAAGTTTCTGCTCATCGTGTCAGTGTATGTGATTGTCACACAGTAAATATCAGTACTGGAGTATACCATGAACAAGATCAGCAATGAAACTGAGTAATTAAAGATGTGCttgcttttgtgtgtgtgtgtgtgtgtgtgtgtgtgtgtgtgtgtgtgtgtgtgtgtgtgtgtgtgtgtgtgtgtgtgtgtaaacttGGAAATTGAGAGCTGCTTTGTGTAGtcatatttcaattttttttcAAGTTTTGCAACTTGGAAGGTGTTTGTGTCACAGAAAGGGAGATCCAGCTGCAAGCCTTTCAATTCCTGCTACTGCTTCCAATGTTGTTGAAAATGATGACGATGGCAACGAAATGGAAGTTGAGTTGGAAGATAGCGATGAGAGAGCAAATGTAGTGGCCGAGTTGGAGGATGAGATCGACAAGCTCTACATGACTGGCTATGATGATGAAGAATTAGAAGGTCtgaattgtgttgttttggGTATGGGGAGGAGGTTAGTTAGGCAATGAGGGGTTCTACCAAAAGGGTGCAGGTAGAACACTAGCAGAGGCATAGGAAGCAAATGATGACCAGTCTAGTGCTCGCTAAAGGGCAGGGCAATGTAGCACCGATTATTAGGTAGACGTACTAAGTACTGCCATGAgtaacaatatattaattatttaattggctATATATGTACCCTTAAAATGGAAATTGGTGCCATTGAGTGTCTGGTGAAAGTGTATTTTTCTAAAAACCCATGGCCAGACTGGTCAGACTAGATGCTACACCCATGACTAGTACACAGCTCAAAGAGATCTACTACAAGAACAATGGGAAGTTGATGAGCAGATCAACAAGGTAGAGGTAATGCAAACACTCAGAGTGGGCAAAACAGTAAATTGACTAACTGattgacacacaaactatAAAAGACCCATTTTACGAAAACATCTTGCCAAGACCAATTGGATATCAGCTGGTTTCATGTTAGCCTGCACTGTGAAATGTGAGCTTCTTCTATGTTTCAGGTGTTAAAATGGATGGAGCGGGAATGGCAGGTCTGACATACTATGCTAGTAATGTTGATGATCCATATATCACACTGAAAGATGAAGCAAGTATAAGACACCTATAGTGTCGGTAGTTGTTGTCATTCTTTCATGCTTTTACAGGCAGACGAGGATGAGGATGAAAGTATAAGAATCAAACCTCAAGACAACATGATTGTTTGTGGAAAGGCAGATGGAGATATGAGCACATTGGATGTTTATGTATACGATGCAGATGAAgaccatttgtttgttcatcacAACGTTTTGCTTTCGGCATTTCCTCTTGCTGTAGAGTGGCTTGATTACGATCCTCACCCAGAAACTGGTCGTGGTATAGTAcaccttgtgtgtgtgtgtgtgtgtgtgtgtgtgtgtgtgtgtgtgtgtgtgtgtgtgtgtagatgcatgcatgcatgtgtgtttgtaaagCTTGATTTGATTCTGTGTTTGCTAGGTAACTATATTGCTGTTGGAACAATGGACCCATTCATTGAAGTGTGGGATTTAGATGTAATCAATGAGGTAGAGCCAGTGTTGGTTTTAGGAAGAAACTCAAAGAAGTCTAAGTCAAAGAAAAAGGTAGCATATAATTTGAAACTTTGtctaattaaaattaagttgttaattaaaaagtctGAGATAAACACATCATTACTTTTGTATTGTTCTCATTTGCATATGGAGTATACATAAACCTGTGCTGCATTTCATTCTGCTTGAGGTCTGAAAATGCTATTCAGTGTTGGAAAGCAAGGATTTGATGTTTCTCAAAACTTTAATTTACCTACTAAGGAATCAACAATCAAGGGAATCATAGATTTGATGATTTATGTTAAGATATAATTGCACATGTCGAAAAGTGGGACCAAATGGCTAGACCAAATGTGAAATTCAGCAGCTATGAAACTTTTCACGTTGGTCATACACTTAACTACATTAACTCTTACAGCGCAGTTTGAACGCATAGACAGAAAACAGCAGGTTGCAGTGTGAGTAGCCTAGAGAGCTTTAAAAACCTTTTTTAGTGGATCACAATTTGACACCATTAGCAACAGTATGGTACAGTGACtatgcacacaaacagcaatTTTGTAAAGTTTGTAGCTATGAAATTTTCTGTATATGGTGTTTTACTTGTACAAATAGCTGAAGGTACTACAATAGACgcacattaattattattggtCTAATGTTTTACTAGACTGTTCATGGCCACAGTGATGCTGTGATGAGTCTGGCATGGAACAAAACAATCAGGTTGATACCtattgttattgatatttTCATACCATATGCTGTCCTGTCATCACAATGGAATTTTGTCTTACAGAAACATTCTTGCAAGTGGGTCAGCTGATCAGACAATTCAGCTGTGGGATATGTCAAGGGGTGAGAGTGTTCATTCGATTGCACATCATACTGACAAAGTAAGATTCTGCGTGTACAATGCCCATTCTTGTTGTGAGTCACCCCAAAAAAGTTGGTCTCAATGGTTTTCTTTGAATCGCAAACATCTTTGAAGCTTAGATATGTACAACGGTGTTTTGTCTTATGCCTATACAAGTCCATGTTACATGCTGAAACCATTTAGAACGTAATGAGACTGTTTGACGCAATAAAATTCAAATTTGAATTACCGTATACAACAGAAATAGTAGATCATGGCATGGCCACAATGATGAACCATGAACGTTGTATAGTCTATATTGTACTAGTGTTTTCATCTGGCAGGTACAGTCACTTATGTGGCATCCATATGAAGCAAATAGTCTTCTGTCTGGATCAATGGACAAGTATGTTCATCAGTTCATTGCTATTTCTTTGACAGTTATTGGTTCTGACATTTAGAACAGCTAGAGTCTATGACTGTCGGAGTCCCGATGTAAGCAGATATAAGTCAAACAAAGCACCAGATAATATTGACTATAGTCTCATCTCCAGTCTAGTGTCAAATCTTGGTCATTTGAAGGAGAAGTAGAAAACGTTATATGGAATCACCTGGACCCTTATTACTTCTTGGTAGGTAGATCTACTATGAGACGTTACGATTACAGTCATAGCCACTACAGAGAATGTTTGGTGTTTGGTTTTGCAGGTCGGTACTGATAATGGTTTTGTTATGGGAGTAGATGCTCGAAGCGAATCATCGGTCTTTACCCTTCACGCTCACCAGTCGGCAGTGACAGGTCAGTAAGTATGTTGAGTTCAACAGCCATATAGTTGCAAATTACTTTACAAGTTACCTCTGTTAGAATGATGTATCCGATGGCAACACTAGAGGCTAggcttaacttaattaatattgaaatCTCTTCAGCTGCCCCATTAGTAAGGCCACCTGTGCCACAAATTAATTTTTCAGGCttcaattaatcaattaaggCAATTGTTTTAGGAGCACCTAACTAATTAGAGTCTTGCatcatacatgtgtgtgtgtgtgtgtgtgtgtgtgtgtgtgtgtgtgtgtgtgtgtgtagtaatGTAATAGTATCTGTTTCCCAATGCTGCTGGAAGGGGTTCTATAGAATTACTGGCACCATTCATGAGTGATAATTACTTTTAAGGATCTCATATTACTAAAAGGCGCCTTCTGGGTTGATAGATCTATTTATTTTAGGCCTCCTTTATTGTAATTGATGTTGTCTGTTTTTAATATAACCAAATGAGCAAAAACTCAAATGAGCAAAAACTCGTCATACTGAGAAACAACCAAAGCACAATGTTGGGGTCACTGTACTTAAAACAATGCCTATACCTAAACAACCTAAACCTGCATAAACAGTCAAGAACatgatgttaattaaatataaatgttGAAAATGGATTCTAAGTGCAGTCTATAAAAAGCCTTGCTTGGAGCAATTGGTGACCATATAACTTTCAGAAAGGATTTCAGTCTAAAGAAAGAGTGATAGTCAGTCTGTATCAGTGCACTAAATTTAGTGATGTTTCAGTACCAGTATGGTATGCCTTCACAATTCTATACTGAATTCAGGTGCACTGAATGTCTACTTTATTGTATTATACTATGGCCTGCAAGTAGGACACAAAAATACTGAGAACCAAattttcatttctttgttgcaGCACTCTGTCTTAGTAGTGAAATTCCTGGTTGTCTGTTGACTGCTTCCGAAGACAAGACTGTCAAAGTGTGGGACATCAAAGTGAGCAAAAGAAGACTCGATCTGCTTCAGTGAATCACTATTCTCTTGTGTAGGATTATAGACCGGCTCACATCTCCACAACCGACTTCAAACTCGTATGTACATTTATTTAGTAATGATTTCTTAGTTCATTACTTGTATTACTTTCCTTTCTGGTCAGGGTCCTGTTTTTTCTGCCGTTTTTTCACCTGACAATCCCCTAGTTATAGCTGCTGGAGGACAAAAGAATGGCCTGAAAGTCCGCAATCTTGCTGAGGCAGCTCAAGGTAAGTACATGTATGACCAACCAGTACTTACCTTGATAATTATATCAAATCTATGTCCAAGTTTGGAGACATTTTGAATCAAGAGAACGCGTCGTCCCTCTCAGTGCCATAGACGCACAGGATACAAAAAGGGTATACATTGCAATATTGTATCACTATCAACTTGTACAGCCTCATCTTAGTCCCTTTCTGCTGCTTTGATTTTGGAAGGTTTCCAATCCCAAGCCTCAGCCACCCACAGAATATCCTGACCAGTCACCACAACAGGAAATGAGAAGACAACTAATGACATCAACCTGGGCGTCGGCCACTGTCCCCcccaagaagaagaagaaatcaAAAAAGAGAACAAAACAGAAATAAGCGTGTTTACAGTTACAATACATCAGACAACATCCTAGTCATCATTACTAATCCTTCTACTCACAGCCACATCATCACTcatcttaatttaattaactcttACCTCTCACCTACTACTCTATCAACGCACGAAGCCACCATCATAACTCTTGGCTCTGGCGTTGGCACGGTAGAAAATCGTTGGTTTCTACCGGACACGCGTTGCCACTCCGCGCAAACAAAAGGATGACGTCTTGCGTAAATGAGGTGATAATTGAGGCGGAGCTGCAATTAGATAAGATGCTAATGCACGTGCAAACTAACAAATTCAGACCCGAATTTGTCAAGGGCTTACGCCACTCTTTGCTTATTCTATTTCGTAATACAGTTAGCTTTGTATCCGCGTTATGCAATTCAaacttattattattgttcGCCCGTCACACTCCGCACCATCCCCACACGCAACGGCCGCATGACCCTCTCATTCAACGCTAATCGCACTTTATCAACAGGGACTAGCGCATTCGCTACAACTCCCATGACGCGATTATCGAGAGTGGCCAACCAGAACTTAGCAACTGCTGTTGGGTAATCCCCGGACACGCCCCGCGAAACGCACAGTATCAACAACACTCGTGACCACATCTCATCATTTGCTTGCAAACGTTTGCAGGAGGAACCAGCCAACTTTTTCGACCTCTTCCTGCAATGAGCGACGTTCAGCAGAGCCTGCGGCGACGACGTGGCGTGAGCTTGAGCTTGGACATCAGAGGCAGCAGCACCTCCCTGCAGAGACGGGAATCGACCGCCAGCCTACCTATCATGGACAACTCCGACCACCGTTACCACGACCTGTCGCCCATCAGCGCCGTCGCTGCACGCCTCGGTGATATTGGTAACGCCATCGACAGCGAGCTGTCCGAGTCGTCACTCTCTTTGTCCTTGTCTTTCTCGACGTCGACTGAACGTCGTTCCTCGGTGGCTTCGTCCGTCGCGTCGACCCTCGTTCACAACTTCGGTAATCGTTTGAGGAGGCGTGTGCGCAACTTTCTGCGTCGTGTCGTCGGTCTGGTCGTCCCTACTGCGGCTGCGTTTGCAGTGGCAGCGATGTGATCACAGATATCGGACCTGATTACGACGACGTGCCCGTTCTTGCCTTGATAAACGACCGATGCGACAAAAGCCAGCACCCTTGTACAGCTGCACGCGCGTTCTCGAGTTCTGAACTTGTACACATTGTTTTAGAATAGTGATAGAATTGTCAGTAGGGTGTGAGGGTGACGAAATGCTAGTGTCACTGCTCTGTATGCAACTTTGCCCATTGTATTCAGGACTCATTGTAGAGTACCACAATATCGTATTGTAGTTCTAGGACAGAACGTTGTCTAACGATTGTATAGTGTACATAGAGGCCACTGATCTTTTGATTTTCTATGCTATTTATTCAGTAGATATGACAGCACTACTAGAGTTTCTATCTAGATCTTTGATGTATTTCTTTTCGAATAGAAGTGAATAATTACATATGCTCGTTTTGCCGCCAACATCAACTGTGGGAGCTTTGTTTGCGGTAGGACACGTCATTTTATTGCCAAACAGAGTCAATCGCAATGTGAGCGTCACGTGAAGCTGCACGTGAACAGTGAAGTTACCAGCTGGCAGAGAAGCCAGACCCTCCTGTTGTACAAACATTGTACGATACAAGCACTCTCTACAAGTGCGCAGACAGCGTGGGCTATCATTTCATTAGCAGCTAGTTGAGTGTAGTAACTTATGGACGAGAAGTCTAATGCAAATGACACGACTGTGTGGCACCGTGCCAATTGctcattacacacacacactgtacgtGTACCTCTGGGGATTCATTGACGTGCGTGTTGGAACACGTTGACACCAAACACTAAAACATCAGTTTCAGTTGGATCCTCTAGGAAAAATTCTGCGCctaataaaacaaacaatttccTCACCGATTAGACAAAGGTGCTATACTAAACAGACGATAAAAAAACTGCTTGGAAAGACGAACTGACCTCGTCTGGTTGctagatgatgatgatggtttgGAACTAAAATGGCGCGCTCTCCATTTCTCCTCAAGCTGACAGAACATGCCACCAGGAtgctagacagacaggacaTCCTATTTCAGTGCTTGTTAGCACCTCTTGTGTTTAACACTAGTACTACTGACATCCTTTGATTTGTTGCTTTTACTGAGAGGACGATTCGACGTCAGACGCAGCATCAAATTCTGCATCCGCTTTTCCTCTGGAAAATCAAGTTATACCGAGCTGCATCATCAGAGTTGAGGTTTGATTAACGAACAGGTTTACCAATCTCCCTTTGGTTATCCTGATTCCAACGTAGTGATTTGGATAAGTCCCAAGTCAAACATGGTCTTCCAACTTTCCTAAGAAAATCAATAGTAAGAGACCGATAATAATGTGCATTCATTACAAATACGTAAACAAACTTTTTCCTCTCTGATCCCAATTTAACACCCTAAGTACAAAGTACAATATTATGTTCAATCAGAGAAAGGACAATGAAGTCAATACTTGAAAGGGTGATCCTTCTCTTGACGAATGtaaaacaaatttctttcCCCTACTTCTATGTTTTGATTTTGCGGAAAAGACTAAATGAAATCATCACGTTTTTGTACCAGATTTTAAATCCAATTGTCATATTATAAGAGGACCATGTGGGGTTATGGATGCATCTTCTTCTGtctcgtcatcatcatcttcctcTTCTTGCCCGAGGTCAGTGTCTAGGTCATCAGTGTCTGAATTAGTCTCAACCAATTGACTGTAACCAGTCACTGCTACTCCTTGAGTTAGATTGGACAAAGAAGAGGATGCTCGCTCAATGGCTTCCTAattgacatgcagacagattgAAAACACAATTTGTTATGTATAGTAATATCCTATCATACATCAACTGTAAGCAGACAGCTGGCTTCTTCATCCTTACTGAAAACATTCACTGGCACTTCCctgacacacataaacaacagtGGAGTCCATATTATTAGAGTAAAGTCACAAACAGCAATCCTGGTTAGTATACTGACAATGAATTTGGCAGCACCGTGTccttgtgttgtatgtagataaGGTCACGATACTGAATGACAATATCCAATATAGAAGAAGAGTTGGCTAGAGATGAATTGCTTCTAGTAAGAGACGCATCTCCACATAAAACTTCATGATCTCGAAAGGAACAGCCCTACGTAATCAATGCCTCTACAGCTCTACAGACTAGGCAGGGTATAAGTAAAGACCTCATTTTGTTCCAAAGAGCCAAATCTAATGCACTTCGTTTCACAACAAGGATACTTTCCTGTTGCACTCAAAGGTTCAAAAGATGAAGGCTGTGGGTGATATGCACAACGTGAAAAGTAGGCACATTGAAAGGTCTGACCACATCGAACACAATGGAGAGCGTTAATCAAAGACCAAATCCTAAATCACAACAGTAAACACCAACACCTGACAATGACATATCAGTTTACCACACACTTCCAGTATATCTGTCTCCATGTCTGCCCCTGGGCACATAAACCAACCAAGTAGTTGTTCACATCCCAACTAGGGTCTCTGAAACATCAAGTTTCTAGTACATATGCACGACATCTATTTGGTCAAAATCTATCTTAAACCAGTATGTTACACTGATTACACTATTAGTCTGATGTGACCATGCACTCAATTAACTGTATTCAGCACTCTTGTAAGTTTACTTGTCATTCAGCATGTGACTAATTCAAGAGTGACTCCTTCAAATCTCCCTCTGCAGTGTTATCTAAAATCAGTCTCTACATTTCAAAATTTGTTTAGATGTCTCTGCCCCATGCAGTATCTGGTCAAGTAACATCTTGCAGCTTACTGTTAGGTGACAAGTCCTAATAAGGTCAAACCATAGCTTTTGTGATTCATAAACTGGCCATGAGCATGAACAACTGGGGAACACGTTAGAAAGATAAAAATGCTGTGGTGAGACAAAAATGTATTGCTAGACTATGCTTAAGGCCACATAATAACACCTTCTAGTCTACTGTGAATCCTACTAAACAAGCAAATGGTTTAGACAATTACTCCCACTGCCCATCCATCCAGCTGTCAATTACCTACATAGGAGGCAGATGGCATGggtgtacagtatacagtacCTACACATGATAGCTGTAGAACCACCATGAGAAGACAATTAATTACACACTCATCACTTGTGGTCTCGTCCTAAGTGCTGTAATCCCATCAAATCTCACCTGCTGTGATTGTACATAATCTCTCCTCTATATCCTATTGTCATGCTGTCACATTAACAAGACATCAGTCAAACTCTTCACTATGACAAAAGATGACCAATCATCTACCTGGAGGGTACACACTTGAGTTTCCACTGTAGTTCATGTGTCATAAGTTTGCAGCAATGAGAACAACGAAAAAGAGTGCTGGCATTAGCTGGTGATTGAGATGAGCTGTGGCTAAGATCAAACAGCTCTTGCACTTTCTTGAAGTAAAGTTTGCTGAAAAGGCAGAACATGGTGTACTAACAGAATGGCAATATAATGATGGTGTCAACCTTTTAAATCTGTCCCGTTTGTCTCTAAATTCTTCTATTTCTTTGTGATCAAATAGCTTTGCAATTCTAGTAAAAAAGTCTCAGTAAAACAACGTTGTGACAAGTACATTCTACACTGTGATCAAATAGCTTTGCAATTCTAGTAAAAAAGTCTCAGTAAAACAACGTTGTGACAAGTACATTCTACACTGTGATCAAATAGCTTTGCAATTCTAGTAAAAAAGTCTTAGCAAAACAACGTTGTGACAAGTACATTCTACACTGCAACAAATTTAAAACTTAATATTTGATAAATGTGTAATACTaagctacaatacaataattattgtaaagcTCTCCACTATATCACTAAATATCAATAAGAAAttaacacaaaacaaataacTGTCACCAAGGTCAACTGCAACATTACCACTGGCAAAGAAGATTCAACCCATTCTCTTGTCCCAAGAGACTATGTGCCAGAAAACAGATTTTACCTGTCTGAATAAACAATTAGCCTTAGTTGACTTGCTCAGAAAAGAGGAAAGCATCTTAAAAGAGTGCACGAGCTCAGCACTTAATGAACTAAGTCTCCCTAAATACAACCAGTAAATCTGGTCTGCTCTTAAGCATTGATATACCTAGATACCTGCTTGATCCCATTTTGTTCAAGTTATCTAGTACCATATGCATACTAAACCCAAACTGGATGGTACTTAGCTTGTTTGATAGAATGTGATTTCGATCTGATCAATCTAGAGAACATCCCactgtacttaattaaatgaaataTTTCCCCTTTATGTGTCATATGATCAATTGGTTTAAGAAAAATGGATGTCTTAATCTGCATCTTTATCAATCTGCAAAATTATCAATGAAGCTTTGCTAAGTTGGAAAAACAGAGGACAACAGTAGCTTACCATAGACAATAACAACACTCCATTTCCTCAAACAGAACCTGTCTTTATAAGGTTATGTGAGAACACTACAAGCAGGTTGGTCTATGACAATCTACTTTTCAACATCTCCCAACATATGGGTGTGTGGACAGTTAGAGATGTCCTCTTCAGATGACAAAcatttttatatatacataatattCATTTGCAAGAAAATATATATAACTATTATGGTTTTACCCAACAATTGTACAAAAATAATATGTCAAGTTTAACTCCATCCATGAATGGCAACTGGTATGCCCtgcagatttatgaaaatTGTGTGCAAGATATTAGAATACCACTACATGTGTTGTGGTAGCTCATTTCAATAGGACACTAAATTTGACAGGATCTGATACACCATGCTAACCCATAACCTCAAGCAAACGAGAAACTACTCCACTGTGTGTCTACTTGACACCTATAAATCACAGTTTCTCAGAATTAGTAAAAGTTGAAACAGATttacacacacggcacacacacacatgcgcacacacacatgcgcacacacacacacacacacacacacacacacacacacacacacacacacacaccataatTTCAATACACAACAATGTGGTACTGTAGCCGAGAAGGAAAGAGCAACCAAAAAACAATACACTCAACGGTGTAAATTAACACAAAGCACCTGTCTAGCAGTTCATCAGCTATGCAATTCATATTGGAAGGCGCTGCGACAACTGTTGAAATATTGTCGTGTATATAGTTAATGCATTGCTCCACCTGTGGCAAGTAGCCATTTCAAATGACATTGCACACCAGCATCAAAAAATCTTACCAGAGGCTCCATTAGCAAGTAATTAGATGAAACCAGTAAGGAAACAACAATATGTGACTCTAACCAGAGCAACAAAATTCACAGTTAACAAATAGTTGGCACAGTACACTCATCACGAAAGACATTAAGTCTAACACATTAACACCCCTACTGTTTAGAGCTTTCAGAATCTAGACACTGGGCCACATCAATGAAGGTATACTAAGCGACTACAGAACATATGAAATAGCAGATACTATACAAACCCCACAAAATGGTCAAGCTTGagtatcaattaattaaacttagaTGTACATAGAAGATGTCAACAAGCCTGTTCATATTTCTCATAAGTTGACTCAATCTCCACTAATAGAGACCAAGTAAATACTAATTTCCTTAGAAATTACAGTAACATTGTGTACTACAACACTGTCCCattacacacgcatgcacgcacgcacgcatgcatgcacgcgcgtgcgcgcgcacacacacacacacacacatgcatgcatgcacgcgcgcgcgcgcacacacacacacacacacacacacacacacacacactcttgTTTGCATACAGTAGTTAATCACTTATCAGATCTACACTCTCGTAGCAAGAGTTTGCTAAATTTTCAAATGTTCTTGCTGACAATGTCTGCTTCTATAAGTGATTTGGACAACTGACTCCCTAAACCTACAGTTgatgttcatcaactaaaggACTTACTGGCTATAATACAAAACCTATACTTTCAAGTATTAAACTTGAAAAACATTCGTAAACTCTTGTTGGCCAGCAAGTCTCTTGTTGGCAAACAAGATAAAAGTGGAACAATGAAGACATTTAATGGCAAACCACTAGTAAACTCTCCTCCCCTTAGAATCCATAAAAGACTCAGTGCTTTATCAGCAAACTTGTCTGTTCCATGTAACATTGGCATGTAATCAAGTACCATTCAAGTCTAGATTATGGTGTAATGCCCCCCCCCCCTGCCTCTTATTCATTTCCAGCTGGTGTGCCAATAACTCGATTGGAGAACAGTCAACCACAAGATATACGAATCCAGACTCAGACTTATCAGGTGACCTGCTGAGTATGACTTGACCACAGTTCGATCCCAAATAAGCTCATACAAAACAACTCAATTACAAACAAGCCAGTAGCATATAAAAAGAAAAATGTCACCACTAGAGAAACATAACCACAATGTGTGGATACACAATTTGCAGAACCTCTGCTTTCAAAGCTAAAATTCTGCACTCACATATACATTTGGTCACAGACCAAAAAGATATAGTGACAGAGTCAATCACATATGACACTAAACACTGCTACCCCCAGCTGATTGACATACCAATTTTTGGTTGCTGTATTTGCACTCCTTTGTCATCGGGCATGCCTCGTTTGACGTAAGACATCAACCATTGAAATATGCTAACATCACAGTGTACAGAGATATCAAACAGTTTGCCTAGGTGTGCCTCGTCTGACAAGCGCTCAGTAAAGAACGGCATTTCGTGCATCAGAAGGTCACGAGGACACATAAAGTCTCTCTGAACTTCAAACAAACTAGAAATCAAATCAGCAGACGTATATAACAGAAGGCGCACTGAATACTTTTCTTTGCCTCGTCACACACATGAATCACCATCACTAAGTTTTCACCACTGGACTTGGTCGGTTTCCTAATACAACATCATACAGTCAGAATAGGAACACCACATCAACGCCATATGATAACAGCAAAGTATATCACCACACTACTTTTAAATAGAAACTAAAAAGCACCAAGATCAGTGTGAACCAGTCTTTTTGTCATGCTgtcaacaaaatttacaaaattccCACTGAGAATATGTCTTTCAgcacaacttaattaatcatttgcCTTTAAGCATCCATGCAGTAAGCCATGATCCTACCGATTATGTCTAGCAGCATGTACGTTCACATTTCACAGCTAAGAGCATAAGATCATCATTACAGCATAAAGTAAGAGTGCAAATCAATCACAATTGCACATCAAGCAAGTCAAAGCATCTCATAGACAACAACTCTTGCTTTGCAGCAACAAGAAGAACACCACCGCACGTCACAAACACTAATTTTAGACTAAAGCTAATTTGTAGCattttgtattattaatacTTTTACTAGCTAGAGAAAGTTCAGACCACAAAAACTTGCTAATGTCACAACATACAGTAATTTGTAAATTCATTACAATGTATTTGCCTGAATGCCCATGTTCAACAATCCAGCCG encodes the following:
- the LOC134178059 gene encoding periodic tryptophan protein 1 homolog isoform X1, with amino-acid sequence MLSCLCWVKKGVAKEEPDKIRLSSDELKALLEEARDKLTKGDPAASLSIPATASNVVENDDDGNEMEVELEDSDERANVVAELEDEIDKLYMTGYDDEELEGVKMDGAGMAGLTYYASNVDDPYITLKDEANEDEDESIRIKPQDNMIVCGKADGDMSTLDVYVYDADEDHLFVHHNVLLSAFPLAVEWLDYDPHPETGRGNYIAVGTMDPFIEVWDLDVINEVEPVLVLGRNSKKSKSKKKTVHGHSDAVMSLAWNKTIRNILASGSADQTIQLWDMSRGESVHSIAHHTDKVQSLMWHPYEANSLLSGSMDKTARVYDCRSPDSSVKSWSFEGEVENVIWNHLDPYYFLVGTDNGFVMGVDARSESSVFTLHAHQSAVTALCLSSEIPGCLLTASEDKTVKVWDIKDYRPAHISTTDFKLGPVFSAVFSPDNPLVIAAGGQKNGLKVRNLAEAAQVWRHFESRERVVPLSAIDAQDTKRVSNPKPQPPTEYPDQSPQQEMRRQLMTSTWASATVPPKKKKKSKKRTKQK
- the LOC134178059 gene encoding periodic tryptophan protein 1 homolog isoform X2, yielding MEVELEDSDERANVVAELEDEIDKLYMTGYDDEELEGVKMDGAGMAGLTYYASNVDDPYITLKDEANEDEDESIRIKPQDNMIVCGKADGDMSTLDVYVYDADEDHLFVHHNVLLSAFPLAVEWLDYDPHPETGRGNYIAVGTMDPFIEVWDLDVINEVEPVLVLGRNSKKSKSKKKTVHGHSDAVMSLAWNKTIRNILASGSADQTIQLWDMSRGESVHSIAHHTDKVQSLMWHPYEANSLLSGSMDKTARVYDCRSPDSSVKSWSFEGEVENVIWNHLDPYYFLVGTDNGFVMGVDARSESSVFTLHAHQSAVTALCLSSEIPGCLLTASEDKTVKVWDIKDYRPAHISTTDFKLGPVFSAVFSPDNPLVIAAGGQKNGLKVRNLAEAAQVWRHFESRERVVPLSAIDAQDTKRVSNPKPQPPTEYPDQSPQQEMRRQLMTSTWASATVPPKKKKKSKKRTKQK